CCTGCGGTCACGCCAGCGTCCAGGCCTCCGCCACGAGCGCCTCACCGAGGCCGGCCGCGCCGAGCCCGAGTCCGAGCGCGTCGGCGTCCGTACCGTCGACGCCGCCCTGCGACGCGCCGGACGGTTTCTCCTGCGACGACCACGCTCGGTTCGCCGCCGCGGAGAAGTACATCGACGGCCGGCCAGGCGTCATCGGCTTCGTCGTCCGCGACCGCCAGACCGGTGCCGTCTTCCGCAGCAGGAATGGCACCTACAAGGTGTGGACGGCGTCCACGGTGAAGCTGGCCATCGCCACGTACCTGCTGGAGGAGCAGGCCGCCGGCGAGATCACCCTCTCGTCGAGCGACAAGTCGCTGATGTCGTCGATGCTGCGCGTGTCCGACGACCACGCCGCCGACGTGCTGTGGAAGCGCGCCGGCGGCCCCAGGCAGGTGCCCACCTGGCGGTCGCGCTATGGCATGAGCGGCGTCACGTTCGTGGACGGCTTCGACCGCTATTGGGGTTACATGAAGTGCTCGCCGTCCGACCTCGACCACCTGATGTCGTACGTGCTGGGCCGGACCTCCCCGGACATCCGAAGCTATCTGGTCGGCAAGCTGCGGTCGGTCGGTGCGAACCAGCAGTGGGGCGTGTGGGCCGGCGCCGACCAGTCGGCCGATCCGGGGAACAAGAACGGCTGGTCGCAGGAACACGACGACGGCACGCTGCACTGGGTGATCAACACGGTCGGGTTCGCCGGCCGCGACGAGCGGTGGCAGGTGGCGATCATGTATCGGCTGCGGCCGTCCGGGACGTACGACCAGGGCGTCGCCGCGGTCACGCAGGTCGCCAAGCTGCTGCTCAGCGGCAAGCGCTAGCCGCGCGTACGCGCCTCGTCGACGTGGCTCGTTTGCGTGCCGCTCGGGTTGCGCTGGGGGTTCGCCTGGCCGA
The Fodinicola acaciae DNA segment above includes these coding regions:
- a CDS encoding serine hydrolase, giving the protein MSNRRTLLVAAIIMVLTCAACGHASVQASATSASPRPAAPSPSPSASASVPSTPPCDAPDGFSCDDHARFAAAEKYIDGRPGVIGFVVRDRQTGAVFRSRNGTYKVWTASTVKLAIATYLLEEQAAGEITLSSSDKSLMSSMLRVSDDHAADVLWKRAGGPRQVPTWRSRYGMSGVTFVDGFDRYWGYMKCSPSDLDHLMSYVLGRTSPDIRSYLVGKLRSVGANQQWGVWAGADQSADPGNKNGWSQEHDDGTLHWVINTVGFAGRDERWQVAIMYRLRPSGTYDQGVAAVTQVAKLLLSGKR